From the Paenibacillus sp. FSL H8-0548 genome, one window contains:
- the hmpA gene encoding NO-inducible flavohemoprotein, with protein sequence MLSVQSINIIKSTVPVLEVHGVTITKRFYELLFTNHPELLNLFNHANQKQGRQQAALANTVYAAALHIENLSAIIPVVKQIGHKHRSLGVKPEHYPVVGKYLLMAIKDVLGDAATDDILNAWAEAYGIIADAFISIENEMYEEAHTAAGGWEGFRSFRVERMVKESEVISSFYLVPEDGGAIAAFKPGQYVSVKINQEGAEHTQIRQYSLSASSGKPYYRISVKREDGDQDRAAGAVSTYLHQCAAVGTPLLLSAPAGDFTLNLEDERPVVLLSGGVGLTPMLSMLHTLVEQAPKRPVTFIHAAQNGDFHALREEVDALASEHPQLAVYYCYNNPTKQDLEQQRFHKTGYVDLPWLQSVIKDAGGPFYFCGPLPFMTAMNRSLKQWGIPEADIHFEFFGPAASLEPAVTV encoded by the coding sequence ATGCTAAGCGTCCAATCCATTAACATTATTAAATCAACGGTTCCTGTACTAGAAGTACACGGCGTTACGATTACAAAGCGCTTCTATGAGCTGCTGTTCACTAATCATCCTGAGCTCCTGAACCTATTCAATCACGCGAACCAGAAGCAAGGCAGACAACAAGCCGCCCTTGCAAATACCGTATATGCAGCAGCGCTGCACATTGAAAACCTGAGTGCCATTATTCCAGTTGTAAAGCAAATTGGCCATAAGCATCGCAGTCTGGGCGTAAAGCCTGAGCATTATCCGGTTGTCGGTAAATATTTGCTGATGGCCATTAAGGATGTGCTCGGAGATGCCGCTACCGATGATATTTTGAATGCTTGGGCAGAGGCTTATGGGATTATCGCTGATGCATTTATTAGCATTGAAAATGAAATGTACGAGGAGGCACACACGGCGGCTGGAGGCTGGGAGGGCTTTCGTTCCTTCCGCGTGGAGCGGATGGTTAAAGAGAGCGAGGTTATCAGCTCCTTCTACCTTGTTCCGGAGGATGGCGGTGCCATTGCAGCCTTTAAGCCTGGGCAATATGTGAGCGTAAAAATTAATCAAGAAGGCGCAGAGCATACGCAAATTCGTCAGTACAGCTTATCCGCTTCATCCGGGAAGCCCTATTATCGCATCTCTGTGAAGCGCGAGGACGGAGATCAGGATCGTGCCGCTGGTGCTGTATCCACCTATTTGCACCAATGTGCAGCCGTTGGCACTCCCTTGCTGCTCTCAGCTCCCGCCGGTGATTTCACCTTGAATCTAGAAGACGAGCGGCCTGTCGTGCTGCTTAGCGGTGGCGTTGGCCTAACTCCTATGCTCAGCATGCTTCATACACTCGTGGAGCAGGCTCCGAAGCGGCCTGTTACCTTCATCCATGCTGCTCAAAACGGAGATTTTCATGCCTTGAGAGAGGAAGTAGATGCACTGGCAAGTGAGCATCCGCAGCTTGCGGTCTATTATTGCTATAACAACCCAACTAAACAGGATTTGGAGCAGCAGCGCTTCCACAAAACAGGCTATGTTGATCTGCCTTGGCTGCAATCGGTCATTAAGGATGCCGGAGGGCCATTCTATTTCTGCGGTCCGCTGCCATTTATGACCGCCATGAACCGTTCGCTTAAGCAGTGGGGAATTCCAGAGGCAGATATTCACTTTGAGTTTTTTGGTCCCGCAGCAAGCCTTGAGCCGGCCGTAACTGTCTAA
- a CDS encoding Crp/Fnr family transcriptional regulator — protein MLLHKGQILFRQGEEGSLYHLRSGLLKIVRLHEDGSPHLVNIIVPDEIIPHHSLISPMPNHGTAIALVTCEVDIVSPQEWYEELAQSPEKIRDIALLLQGKLRMMQQRIDQLTQIAPADKLSKLQQWFAAYIGPAPITDVLTQDEIGQFIGLRRETVNRLLRASLK, from the coding sequence GTGCTGCTGCATAAAGGCCAAATCCTGTTTCGACAAGGGGAAGAAGGGTCGCTCTATCACTTGCGAAGCGGGCTGCTTAAGATCGTTCGCCTGCATGAGGACGGCAGCCCGCATCTAGTCAATATTATCGTACCGGATGAGATCATCCCTCATCATTCCTTAATAAGTCCAATGCCTAATCATGGTACGGCGATCGCCCTGGTTACTTGTGAAGTTGATATCGTATCGCCGCAGGAATGGTATGAGGAGCTCGCGCAGAGTCCGGAGAAAATCCGCGATATTGCTTTGCTCCTCCAAGGCAAGCTGCGAATGATGCAGCAGCGTATCGATCAATTAACCCAGATCGCCCCCGCCGATAAGCTGAGCAAGCTGCAGCAGTGGTTTGCAGCTTACATTGGACCAGCCCCGATAACGGATGTGCTGACACAGGATGAAATCGGACAGTTTATCGGCTTGCGGCGCGAAACGGTTAACCGGCTGCTGCGGGCTTCGTTGAAATAA
- a CDS encoding HPP family protein has protein sequence MRIRTYAICLYIIMVYWVSLHVPYMNALFFPTLGAFSLLFISRPFEKAEVRKIAFGAILSSVIGSLFVFWSSGVLSLLFTLLIVIFLINKFKWNAPPILAVSLIPFFTQPPLLWVIPLSVCGSLLGLLMTLSAASYVEKRFGTISLFPKKAINTESDSAM, from the coding sequence ATGCGCATCAGAACTTACGCTATTTGCTTATATATCATTATGGTTTACTGGGTTTCCTTGCATGTCCCGTACATGAATGCTTTGTTTTTCCCAACGTTAGGCGCATTCAGCCTACTCTTTATTTCAAGGCCCTTTGAGAAAGCAGAGGTTCGCAAAATCGCCTTTGGAGCGATTCTTTCATCCGTTATTGGCTCATTATTCGTCTTTTGGAGCTCTGGCGTGCTCTCCTTGCTTTTCACGCTGCTGATCGTTATCTTCCTCATTAATAAATTTAAATGGAATGCACCGCCAATATTGGCCGTTTCTCTTATTCCATTTTTTACGCAGCCTCCGCTATTATGGGTCATTCCCTTATCTGTCTGCGGCTCACTGCTCGGCTTGCTAATGACTTTGTCTGCTGCTTCATATGTTGAGAAAAGATTCGGCACCATTTCGCTGTTCCCCAAAAAAGCGATCAATACCGAATCGGATTCGGCGATGTAG
- a CDS encoding helicase C-terminal domain-containing protein, with protein MNDTVTISVRHLVEYVFLSGSIDVRLNAIDTMHEGTKAHQRVQRAYGEQDLKEVYVKADIQLDDLLFVVDGRCDGLLGTEPLLTIDEIKSTGGDLDRIAEDGYPVHWAQALFYAYMYAKEHEQAAMRVQLTYVQTETEEERRFVREVSYEELAEYVHEIVLRYAPYAQQRRRHELARNESIHGLAFPFEAYRAGQRKLAGAVYKSIEEGVRLFAKAPTGIGKTISTTYPTIKAIGTGLLQRFYYLTARTTTRAAAEDALLFMRDKGLHLHAVTITAKDKICFQEEVRCEKEHCPYADGYYDRINGAVLDILEQETVMTRAVIERYAHKHLVCPFEFSLDLAYAADAVICDYNYIFDPRISFKRQYAEMKKRSALLVDEAHNLVDRAREMFSAELTKAPFLALQRELKGVHSEGYRTAKAMNDYFIALRKSSDGAPHLVERQLPEELVALAAAFASAAEQALAAGAAGSGQLLDAYFNAQNFIRTAKLFDDRYVVYTELTKNDVRLKLFCLDPSLLLQQMGKGYRSHIYFSATLSPVSYYMDMLGAREEDYTLVVPSPFLKEQLDVIIKPLSTRYHDRDASKEPIAKLIMQLMEERPGNYFVFFPSYAYMNAVYETYMELREWSTSAGSASDAEVLLQRPDMSEEERDSFLKAFQGSNEQSLLGFAVMGGIFSEGVDLVGDRLVGVIVVGVGLPQLGVERNMLKDYFNERGKSGYDYAYVFPGMNKVLQAGGRLIRSETDRGTLVLIDDRYRQAQYQRLLPEEWRP; from the coding sequence ATGAATGATACGGTTACCATTTCAGTGAGACACTTGGTCGAATATGTATTTCTTAGCGGCAGCATCGATGTCAGGCTAAATGCGATCGATACGATGCATGAGGGTACGAAGGCACACCAGCGGGTGCAGCGCGCCTATGGTGAACAAGATCTTAAAGAGGTTTATGTGAAAGCAGACATTCAGCTGGATGATCTGTTGTTTGTTGTAGATGGGCGCTGTGATGGGCTGCTGGGTACGGAGCCGTTATTGACGATTGATGAGATTAAATCGACCGGCGGCGATCTGGATCGCATTGCGGAGGATGGTTATCCGGTACACTGGGCGCAAGCGTTGTTCTATGCTTATATGTACGCTAAAGAGCACGAGCAGGCGGCGATGCGTGTGCAGCTAACCTATGTGCAAACGGAGACGGAAGAGGAACGACGGTTCGTGAGAGAGGTAAGCTATGAAGAGCTTGCGGAGTACGTCCATGAGATCGTATTGCGTTACGCGCCTTATGCGCAGCAGCGCCGCAGGCATGAGCTAGCTAGAAACGAAAGCATTCACGGGCTGGCATTTCCATTCGAGGCTTATCGCGCAGGGCAGCGGAAGCTGGCAGGGGCGGTATACAAATCAATCGAGGAAGGCGTTCGTTTATTTGCCAAAGCACCTACCGGTATTGGCAAGACCATTTCTACGACTTATCCGACTATCAAGGCGATAGGGACAGGCCTGTTGCAGCGCTTTTATTATTTGACAGCACGAACGACAACAAGAGCAGCGGCCGAGGATGCGCTTCTGTTCATGCGTGATAAGGGCCTGCACCTGCATGCCGTAACGATAACGGCTAAGGATAAGATTTGCTTTCAAGAGGAAGTACGCTGCGAGAAGGAGCATTGTCCTTATGCAGATGGCTACTACGATAGAATAAATGGCGCGGTGCTTGATATATTGGAGCAGGAGACGGTTATGACAAGGGCGGTCATTGAGCGCTATGCTCATAAGCACCTTGTATGCCCGTTTGAGTTTTCGCTCGATTTGGCGTATGCGGCTGATGCGGTTATTTGTGATTACAATTATATTTTTGATCCGCGCATCTCATTTAAACGTCAATATGCAGAGATGAAGAAGCGTTCGGCCTTGCTCGTCGATGAGGCGCATAACCTTGTGGACCGGGCACGGGAGATGTTTTCAGCGGAGCTGACGAAGGCGCCTTTTCTAGCGCTGCAGCGCGAGCTTAAGGGTGTGCACAGCGAGGGCTACCGCACAGCGAAGGCGATGAATGATTATTTTATTGCTTTGCGCAAGAGCAGTGATGGTGCGCCGCATCTGGTGGAGCGGCAGCTGCCAGAGGAGCTGGTTGCGCTGGCAGCTGCCTTTGCTTCCGCCGCAGAACAAGCGTTGGCAGCTGGAGCTGCAGGAAGCGGTCAGCTATTGGATGCTTATTTTAACGCACAAAATTTTATTCGCACGGCCAAGCTATTCGATGACCGATATGTTGTCTATACGGAGCTGACGAAAAATGATGTGCGGCTAAAGCTGTTCTGCCTCGACCCTTCATTATTGCTGCAGCAAATGGGCAAGGGATATCGTTCGCATATTTATTTCTCCGCTACACTCTCGCCGGTTTCCTATTACATGGACATGCTGGGAGCGAGGGAAGAGGATTATACGCTGGTGGTCCCTTCACCTTTTTTGAAGGAGCAGCTGGATGTCATTATCAAACCGCTTTCTACTCGCTACCATGATCGCGATGCGTCTAAGGAGCCGATTGCGAAGCTGATTATGCAGCTGATGGAGGAGCGTCCAGGCAATTATTTTGTTTTTTTTCCTTCCTATGCTTATATGAATGCGGTTTATGAAACTTATATGGAGCTAAGGGAATGGTCAACTAGTGCAGGCTCTGCTTCAGATGCAGAAGTGCTGCTGCAGCGACCGGATATGTCAGAGGAGGAGCGGGATAGCTTCTTGAAAGCCTTTCAAGGCAGTAATGAGCAGTCGTTGCTCGGCTTCGCTGTCATGGGCGGTATATTTTCAGAGGGTGTGGATTTAGTTGGCGACCGGTTGGTTGGAGTTATAGTCGTTGGCGTAGGGCTGCCCCAGCTAGGGGTGGAGCGTAATATGCTGAAGGATTATTTTAACGAGCGGGGCAAGAGTGGCTATGATTATGCTTACGTCTTTCCGGGGATGAATAAGGTTCTTCAAGCCGGCGGGAGATTAATAAGGTCCGAAACCGATCGTGGGACGCTCGTGCTTATAGACGATCGGTATAGGCAAGCGCAGTATCAGCGCCTGCTGCCGGAGGAATGGAGACCTTAA
- a CDS encoding methyltransferase domain-containing protein produces MKATLARNINRYRKEKGLTQEELANILGITFQAVSKWENAQTMPEISLLPHLSKVLEISIDKLLGYVIQDKQITIYEEEYKTPDYYWGMEPNTACYEVIRLMPPTKHLKLLDIGCGEGKDSVFFARNGYDVTSIDVSDAGIEKTKRLADKVGVPVEVFKADILDFRIDSNFDILFSSGVFHYIKPDYRNDIFSNYRQFTNTNGIHVFNVFVNKPFISPPPEKEPNAFKWHSGELLSHYHDWLIRDSSEVIFDCNSSGIPHQHAITKMIAQKTSLLN; encoded by the coding sequence ATGAAGGCTACACTGGCAAGAAACATAAACAGATATCGTAAGGAAAAGGGACTAACACAAGAAGAACTTGCAAACATACTTGGAATTACCTTTCAAGCAGTTTCAAAATGGGAAAACGCTCAGACAATGCCCGAAATCTCATTGTTACCACATCTGTCTAAAGTATTGGAAATAAGTATTGATAAACTACTTGGTTATGTAATACAGGATAAACAGATTACCATTTATGAGGAAGAATATAAAACGCCAGATTATTATTGGGGTATGGAACCAAATACAGCATGTTATGAAGTCATTCGTTTAATGCCCCCTACCAAACATCTAAAATTACTAGATATTGGTTGCGGCGAGGGGAAAGACTCTGTGTTTTTTGCAAGAAATGGATATGATGTCACATCAATTGATGTATCCGATGCAGGTATTGAAAAAACTAAAAGGCTTGCTGATAAAGTTGGTGTACCCGTTGAAGTCTTCAAAGCCGATATTTTGGATTTTCGTATAGATTCCAATTTTGACATCCTTTTCTCTAGCGGTGTATTTCATTATATTAAGCCTGATTATCGAAACGACATATTTAGTAACTATAGACAGTTTACAAACACAAATGGTATTCATGTTTTTAATGTATTTGTAAACAAACCTTTTATATCTCCACCACCTGAAAAAGAACCCAATGCATTTAAGTGGCATTCTGGAGAATTACTTTCACATTATCACGACTGGCTTATTAGGGACAGCTCAGAAGTTATTTTTGACTGTAATTCATCAGGCATCCCGCACCAACATGCCATAACAAAAATGATTGCACAAAAAACTAGCTTATTAAACTAA
- a CDS encoding protein phosphatase 2C domain-containing protein, whose amino-acid sequence MRMRWLIKGSARVRRILAFIWRSIYKLISANRASASRSVAAGLAQHIGEREEQQDAYRLFPLEETGKKEKQDFFAVLADGMGGYAMGKEAGILAVETMVSAYAIHSPLTSVPKALGRSLQLANKAVYELALKNDLEWNVGSTLIAAVIASGKLNWISAGDSRVYLYRSGVLVSLTRDHVYANRLYEQVLAGTLSIEEAESHPERHLLTSYLGIPSMTEIDANQTPLALLAGDYVLLCSDGIHDDLSEELLEVAFKFSPQAAADYILQYVLAQQRPYQDNATIILLAYR is encoded by the coding sequence ATGAGAATGAGATGGCTCATTAAGGGAAGCGCGAGGGTAAGACGGATTCTAGCTTTCATTTGGAGATCCATTTATAAGCTCATAAGCGCAAATAGAGCTTCAGCTTCGCGTAGTGTCGCTGCGGGCTTAGCGCAGCATATCGGCGAACGAGAAGAGCAGCAGGATGCCTATAGGCTCTTTCCTCTAGAGGAAACGGGGAAGAAGGAGAAACAGGACTTTTTTGCGGTGCTGGCAGATGGCATGGGCGGTTACGCCATGGGCAAGGAAGCGGGAATACTTGCTGTGGAAACGATGGTGAGCGCTTATGCGATTCATTCGCCGTTGACCTCCGTACCTAAGGCGCTGGGTCGGTCCTTGCAGCTCGCGAATAAAGCCGTTTACGAGCTAGCGCTGAAGAATGATCTGGAATGGAATGTTGGATCGACGCTCATTGCAGCTGTCATTGCTAGCGGGAAGTTGAACTGGATATCCGCAGGTGACAGCCGAGTGTATTTATACCGGAGCGGCGTGCTAGTTTCATTAACGCGAGATCACGTGTATGCCAATCGGCTGTATGAACAAGTTTTGGCAGGAACGCTTTCCATAGAAGAAGCGGAGTCACATCCGGAACGTCATTTGTTGACCAGCTATCTAGGTATTCCAAGCATGACCGAAATCGATGCGAATCAAACACCGCTGGCGCTGCTGGCAGGCGACTATGTTTTATTGTGCAGCGATGGTATTCATGATGACCTGTCAGAGGAGCTGCTTGAGGTGGCGTTCAAGTTCTCACCGCAGGCTGCCGCTGATTATATATTGCAGTATGTCCTTGCACAGCAGAGACCTTATCAGGATAATGCGACCATTATCCTGCTCGCCTATAGGTAG
- a CDS encoding CBS domain-containing protein gives MEIKSFLFPKNEVSYLLTSSNMKEAMDKLEASHYTAIPILDENGLYFGTLSEGDLLWKLKGTPGLSFDTMHEIPVVSIKKRMKVECVAINADLDDMLALAADQNFVPVVDADRVFLGIIRRKDIIEYYTRNIAD, from the coding sequence ATGGAAATCAAATCGTTTCTATTTCCTAAGAACGAGGTCTCTTACCTTTTGACATCCTCTAACATGAAAGAAGCTATGGATAAATTAGAGGCAAGCCACTATACGGCCATTCCGATTCTAGATGAAAATGGCTTATATTTCGGAACACTATCCGAGGGAGATTTGTTATGGAAGCTGAAAGGCACACCAGGCCTCAGCTTCGATACGATGCACGAAATTCCTGTCGTTTCCATCAAAAAACGGATGAAAGTCGAATGCGTCGCGATTAACGCCGATTTGGACGATATGCTAGCGCTGGCGGCCGATCAGAACTTCGTTCCGGTCGTAGATGCCGATCGCGTCTTCCTTGGTATTATTCGCCGCAAAGATATAATCGAATACTATACCCGAAATATTGCTGACTAG
- a CDS encoding ABC transporter substrate-binding protein, producing the protein MKKLIAVMLSAIMLIFLASACGSNNNGGAATNAPKNTNDTGKTEATAAPKKDVTIKVFQFKVEIADALAKMATEYEKETGVKVDIETHGGGEDYSALLKAELAAGEEPEIFNSSGWSGFDPYVDRAVDLSGEAWAKDLVDASKAQITRDGKLLGMPMNLEAYGFTYNKDLFAKAGITELPQTLDELEAAAKKLKDAGIIPFALTSEWWSMGIHTLNIAFANQADPAAFIEDVKADKVKLKDDPTMKQWIRLVDIMFANGQDNALTTDYNTQVAEFASGKYAMIQHGNWIQGMIDEIDPALNLGMMAVPLLDKPSVFTGVPNNWIVNSKSDQVEEAKAFLNWMVTSETGKKYIATDFKFVPALSSIEPNPEAVGKIGGDFAIYANANPEQVKSWNWDRFPDGITQQWGAAMQEYLGKQITSDQLLEKFDKAVQDIVKK; encoded by the coding sequence ATGAAAAAATTAATCGCGGTTATGCTGTCTGCTATTATGCTTATCTTTCTGGCAAGTGCTTGTGGCAGCAACAATAATGGTGGAGCGGCTACAAACGCACCGAAGAATACTAACGATACAGGTAAAACGGAAGCAACGGCAGCACCTAAGAAGGACGTTACGATTAAAGTGTTTCAGTTCAAAGTAGAGATCGCAGATGCGCTTGCGAAAATGGCGACAGAATATGAGAAGGAAACAGGTGTAAAAGTAGATATTGAAACGCATGGCGGCGGCGAGGATTACAGCGCCTTGCTGAAAGCGGAGCTGGCGGCTGGCGAAGAGCCGGAAATCTTCAACTCCAGCGGTTGGTCAGGCTTCGATCCGTACGTCGACCGTGCTGTTGATCTGTCAGGTGAAGCGTGGGCGAAGGATCTGGTAGATGCGTCTAAAGCGCAAATTACGCGTGATGGCAAGCTGCTTGGCATGCCGATGAACCTTGAGGCTTACGGCTTTACGTATAACAAAGATTTATTCGCAAAAGCGGGCATTACAGAGCTGCCGCAAACGCTGGATGAGCTTGAGGCTGCGGCTAAGAAGCTGAAGGACGCTGGCATCATTCCGTTCGCACTGACTTCGGAGTGGTGGTCGATGGGTATTCATACGCTCAACATTGCCTTTGCTAACCAAGCAGACCCAGCTGCTTTCATCGAAGATGTGAAGGCGGATAAAGTGAAGCTGAAGGATGATCCGACTATGAAGCAGTGGATTCGCCTTGTGGACATTATGTTCGCTAATGGTCAAGACAATGCTCTTACAACGGATTACAATACGCAGGTAGCTGAATTTGCATCAGGCAAATACGCGATGATTCAGCATGGCAACTGGATTCAAGGGATGATCGACGAAATCGATCCAGCACTTAATCTAGGGATGATGGCGGTGCCGCTTCTAGATAAGCCGAGTGTATTTACAGGCGTACCGAACAACTGGATCGTGAACAGCAAATCGGATCAAGTAGAAGAGGCTAAAGCATTCTTGAACTGGATGGTTACTTCGGAAACGGGCAAAAAATATATTGCGACTGATTTTAAATTTGTACCTGCACTGTCCTCCATCGAGCCAAACCCAGAGGCAGTAGGCAAAATCGGCGGCGATTTCGCAATCTACGCCAATGCGAACCCTGAGCAAGTGAAAAGCTGGAACTGGGATCGCTTCCCAGACGGCATTACGCAGCAATGGGGCGCTGCAATGCAAGAGTATCTTGGCAAGCAAATCACGAGTGACCAGCTGCTTGAGAAATTTGACAAAGCGGTACAGGATATCGTGAAAAAATAA
- a CDS encoding carbohydrate ABC transporter permease, with protein MDSKQRYTPLLLLLELVGIAAALVFLAPFYFLIVNSFKELKYILLNAASLPEKLGFDNFKRAWVAIDFPTVFLNSFLITSISVTMLVVISSMMAYRLVRRPTVFNNLLLTVLIAAMIIPFQSVMLPLMRITSLFELRGHLYGIVICYMGFGISLSMFLYHGFIKSVPLEVEEAAVVDGCSPYGVFWRIVFPLLKPITVTVIILNVLWIWNDYLLPVLVVNDNLTTIPLAVQKFFGQYLRKWDLAMAALTLSTIPVIMFFLFLQKHIIEGITAGSVKG; from the coding sequence ATGGATAGCAAACAGCGATATACGCCTCTACTCTTGCTGCTGGAGCTCGTTGGTATTGCAGCAGCTCTCGTTTTTTTGGCACCCTTTTATTTTCTCATCGTCAACTCGTTTAAAGAGCTCAAATATATTTTGCTGAATGCGGCGTCATTGCCAGAGAAGCTTGGCTTCGATAACTTTAAGCGAGCATGGGTCGCCATTGATTTTCCAACTGTATTTCTCAATTCATTCCTAATTACCTCGATCAGCGTGACGATGCTGGTAGTCATTAGCTCGATGATGGCATATCGCTTGGTCCGCCGCCCGACAGTGTTCAATAATTTGCTGCTCACGGTACTCATTGCGGCTATGATTATTCCATTTCAGTCGGTCATGCTGCCCTTGATGCGAATTACTTCGCTGTTCGAGCTTCGCGGACATTTGTATGGTATCGTTATTTGTTATATGGGCTTCGGTATTTCGTTGTCGATGTTTTTGTATCATGGCTTTATTAAGTCGGTGCCTCTTGAAGTGGAGGAGGCTGCAGTAGTAGACGGGTGCTCTCCTTATGGGGTGTTTTGGCGGATCGTATTTCCGCTCTTGAAGCCGATTACCGTTACCGTTATTATTTTGAACGTGCTGTGGATTTGGAATGATTATTTGCTGCCGGTGCTCGTTGTTAACGATAATCTGACTACTATTCCACTGGCGGTGCAAAAGTTTTTTGGCCAATATTTGCGCAAGTGGGATCTTGCAATGGCCGCGCTCACCTTAAGTACGATTCCGGTCATCATGTTTTTCTTATTTTTGCAAAAGCATATTATTGAAGGCATTACGGCTGGTTCAGTAAAAGGGTAA
- a CDS encoding sugar ABC transporter permease, with protein sequence MSKKIKWNEWVQQTVFVGPGLIAFTLIVLAPFMMGFYYTFTEWNGLDLGNAKWIGMKNIIRIFTDDERFWNAFWFTTKFTAAAVVVTNVIAFLLSLLLTRNLKSRNILRTVFFLPNVIGGLLLGYIWYFIFVRGFRAIGEATGIRFFNLQWLGTPDTAFWGIVIVFVWQTAGYMMIIYIAAMISVPKDLIEAARIDGAGALQMLRSVTVPLIMPAITICLFLTTSNSFRMFDLNLSLTAGGPGNATESIALNVYREGLVNNRYGLGTAKAMIFFFAVALITVTQVWITKKKEVEA encoded by the coding sequence ATGTCCAAAAAAATAAAATGGAACGAATGGGTCCAGCAAACGGTGTTTGTAGGCCCAGGATTAATTGCATTTACGCTAATTGTGCTGGCTCCGTTCATGATGGGCTTTTATTACACGTTTACGGAATGGAACGGACTAGACTTAGGAAACGCTAAATGGATCGGAATGAAAAATATAATAAGAATTTTTACTGATGATGAGCGATTTTGGAATGCGTTTTGGTTCACGACGAAGTTTACGGCTGCTGCTGTTGTCGTCACGAATGTCATCGCATTTCTACTGTCGCTGCTGCTGACGCGAAATCTGAAGAGCCGCAATATTTTGCGGACGGTGTTCTTCCTGCCTAACGTCATTGGCGGCTTGCTGCTTGGCTACATCTGGTATTTCATTTTTGTAAGGGGCTTCCGAGCGATTGGAGAGGCAACGGGTATCAGATTTTTTAATCTACAGTGGCTGGGAACTCCGGATACAGCCTTCTGGGGAATTGTCATCGTTTTTGTATGGCAGACCGCTGGCTATATGATGATTATTTATATTGCGGCGATGATTAGTGTGCCGAAGGATTTAATCGAGGCAGCACGAATCGATGGGGCAGGCGCTCTGCAAATGCTGCGTTCGGTTACTGTACCGCTCATTATGCCAGCCATAACAATTTGTTTATTTCTAACGACGTCAAATTCATTTCGAATGTTTGATCTTAACTTGTCTCTAACGGCGGGTGGACCGGGCAATGCGACGGAATCGATAGCACTTAATGTTTATCGGGAGGGGCTTGTCAACAACCGCTATGGTCTCGGTACAGCGAAAGCGATGATCTTCTTCTTCGCTGTTGCGCTCATTACGGTGACCCAGGTTTGGATTACGAAGAAGAAGGAGGTGGAGGCGTAA